The genome window ACGGCGGCGCGGGCGCCGCTGTGCTTGGCGGCGTTGGTCAGCGCCTCGGCCACCACGAAGTAGGCGGCGCGCTCCACCCCGCTGGGCACCGGCCCCAGTGCCGCGGCCCGCACCGTGGTGGGGACGGCGCTGCGCGCGGCGAGCGACTCGACGGCGGCCACGAGGCCGCGGTCGGCCAGCACCGGCGGGGCGATGCCGCGGGAGAGGGCCCGCAGCTCGGCCAGGGCCTCCTGGGCCTGCAGGCGGGCCTGTCCGAGCGCGGTCGCGGCGGCCTCGGCGTCACCGGCGGCCAGGCGGCGCTGGGTGGCGGCGAGGTCCATCTCCAGGCGCACCAGGCGCTGCTGGGGACCGTCGTGCAGGTCGCGCTCCAGGGAGCGCAGGGCGGCGGCCTCCGCGTCGGAGGCGGCGGCGCGGCTGGCGGTCAGCACCTCGACGCGCTGGGCCAGGGCCCGCACCGAGGAGTTGCCGATCGTGCCGCGGGCGAAGGCCGCGTGGGCGAAGGCCAGGCCGCGGGCCACCGGCACGAGCGTCACCAGCAGGGCGGCGCCGACGAGCACCTGCCAGACCACGGGCAGGGAGTCGATCCCGGCGACCGAGACGGTGCCCGGAGCCGCCGCGGCCTGGGCGCGGTCGCCCCAGGCCCACCAGCTGACGCCCGCCAGGCCCGTGGCCAGCCACGCGACGGTGATGGACCAGG of Quadrisphaera sp. RL12-1S contains these proteins:
- a CDS encoding sensor histidine kinase, translated to MTNTTTAPRAATAPAAPPAASRPASSVVLGWLRRSPGDLLYLLTGMPVALVSTVVLWSLASLVTSLASSVVLVPLALVALLALLACARGFAHVERFRLAWTGERIPAPARAGSPLTPPAPTRTGPWWRWWDWLRDGQLWLDLLHGSIAIALATVTWSITVAWLATGLAGVSWWAWGDRAQAAAAPGTVSVAGIDSLPVVWQVLVGAALLVTLVPVARGLAFAHAAFARGTIGNSSVRALAQRVEVLTASRAAASDAEAAALRSLERDLHDGPQQRLVRLEMDLAATQRRLAAGDAEAAATALGQARLQAQEALAELRALSRGIAPPVLADRGLVAAVESLAARSAVPTTVRAAALGPVPSGVERAAYFVVAEALTNAAKHSGARAAVVDLAVSAAPEGRWLVVRVEDDGVGGADPASAAGTGLRGLAARAQAVDGALTVASPAGGPTVVEARLPLP